A genomic stretch from Shewanella woodyi ATCC 51908 includes:
- a CDS encoding GNAT family N-acetyltransferase — MHLHWLSLNNRAQVYPFYKQFMPYARLTKKERIAVLLEEKGTAEVAVESEVIAAVRLRPIGLYTLVTGMLIHPQHRGKGLGHTLMRGINNEMTDEYTFIFSLPHLVSFYQQHGFEKCQTPPNDIGQLFNRYHSEDKPLSLLAFKRKTVE; from the coding sequence TTGCACCTTCACTGGCTCTCCCTTAATAATCGTGCCCAAGTTTATCCATTTTATAAACAGTTTATGCCCTATGCGCGACTCACTAAAAAAGAGCGAATAGCCGTTCTCCTCGAAGAGAAGGGTACCGCTGAAGTGGCAGTAGAGAGTGAAGTTATTGCCGCTGTCAGACTAAGGCCTATTGGTCTCTATACCTTAGTAACAGGCATGCTGATCCATCCACAGCATCGTGGTAAAGGTTTAGGTCATACTTTGATGCGTGGAATAAATAATGAGATGACAGATGAGTATACATTTATCTTTTCACTTCCCCATCTAGTCAGCTTCTATCAACAACATGGATTCGAAAAGTGTCAAACACCACCCAATGATATTGGCCAGCTATTTAACAGATATCACAGTGAAGATAAGCCATTATCTTTATTGGCTTTCAAGCGTAAAACGGTGGAATAA
- the yiaY gene encoding L-threonine dehydrogenase, whose product MAAKFFIPSVNVLGQNAVDEAIGDIKTLGFKHALIVTDKPLVEIGLVGQVAEKLGAAGILSTVFDGVQPNPTVGNVEAGLALLNANECDFVVSLGGGSPHDCAKGIALVATNGGSIKDYEGLDVSTKPQLPLVAINTTAGTASEMTRFCIITDEARHIKMAIVDKHTTPILSVNDPELMLAKPAGLTAATGMDALTHAVEAYVSIAANPITDACAIKAIELIKGNLVEAVDNGQNIDARDQMAYAQFLAGMAFNNASLGYVHAMAHQLGGFYDLPHGVCNALLLPHVQEYNAQVSAARLKDVAKAMGVEVASMSDEQGAAAAIEAIKSLSVAVKIPENLTKLGVKAEDIPTLAENALKDACGLTNPKQASHEEICQIFTNAL is encoded by the coding sequence ATGGCTGCTAAATTTTTTATCCCATCAGTTAATGTGTTAGGACAAAATGCCGTTGATGAAGCTATTGGTGACATTAAAACTCTGGGCTTTAAACATGCATTAATCGTAACCGACAAGCCTTTAGTTGAGATAGGGCTAGTTGGCCAAGTTGCAGAGAAATTGGGGGCAGCAGGAATACTATCTACAGTCTTTGATGGCGTTCAGCCCAACCCAACAGTAGGCAACGTTGAAGCAGGATTGGCGCTACTCAATGCCAACGAATGTGACTTTGTTGTATCACTGGGCGGCGGCTCTCCCCATGACTGTGCTAAAGGTATCGCGCTAGTGGCAACCAATGGTGGCAGCATCAAAGACTATGAGGGCTTAGATGTCTCTACCAAACCTCAGCTTCCCCTTGTTGCAATCAACACCACTGCAGGAACGGCAAGTGAAATGACACGTTTCTGCATCATCACAGATGAAGCCAGACATATTAAAATGGCCATCGTCGATAAACACACCACACCTATTCTATCTGTTAACGATCCAGAGCTAATGCTGGCCAAGCCTGCAGGTTTAACCGCAGCAACGGGAATGGATGCTTTGACTCACGCAGTCGAAGCCTATGTCTCTATCGCAGCAAACCCTATTACTGATGCCTGTGCGATTAAAGCCATTGAGCTTATTAAGGGTAATTTAGTCGAAGCGGTAGATAACGGACAAAATATCGATGCCCGAGATCAGATGGCTTACGCTCAGTTCCTAGCAGGAATGGCATTTAATAATGCTAGCCTAGGATATGTACACGCAATGGCCCATCAGCTTGGTGGCTTCTATGATCTACCACACGGAGTATGTAATGCCCTGTTACTGCCACATGTTCAAGAGTATAACGCGCAAGTCAGCGCGGCTCGTTTAAAAGATGTAGCTAAAGCGATGGGCGTTGAGGTCGCAAGCATGAGTGATGAACAGGGGGCTGCTGCTGCCATAGAAGCAATAAAATCACTCTCTGTTGCAGTTAAGATCCCAGAAAATCTCACTAAGCTAGGGGTTAAGGCGGAAGATATCCCAACCCTTGCAGAAAATGCCCTTAAGGATGCTTGTGGCTTGACCAACCCTAAGCAGGCAAGTCATGAAGAGATCTGTCAGATCTTCACTAACGCACTCTAG
- a CDS encoding YbaK/EbsC family protein, which produces MTISVRLNEYLNQNEVSYDLISHPHSSSSISSAVAANIPPAQIAKAVILEDHEGRKMMAVLLADHKISLGSLGEKLNRDLHLIDEKSVYKMFEDCEKGAIPPFGNAYNMEAVYDDLLVQSKELYLEAGDHNSLLRVSREDFVRLIKDSKHMRFSHQTIH; this is translated from the coding sequence ATGACTATCTCTGTTCGTTTAAATGAGTACTTAAATCAAAATGAGGTGAGCTACGATCTCATCTCCCATCCCCACAGCTCTAGCTCAATTAGCTCAGCAGTTGCCGCCAATATCCCGCCAGCACAAATAGCCAAAGCCGTGATCTTAGAAGATCATGAAGGCCGAAAGATGATGGCAGTGCTATTAGCAGATCATAAGATAAGCTTAGGCTCACTAGGAGAGAAACTAAATCGAGACCTACACCTTATCGATGAAAAATCTGTCTATAAGATGTTTGAAGATTGCGAGAAAGGAGCCATTCCCCCCTTCGGAAATGCCTATAATATGGAAGCGGTTTATGATGACCTCTTGGTCCAATCTAAAGAGCTCTATCTGGAAGCGGGCGATCATAATAGTTTACTTCGTGTCAGCAGAGAGGACTTTGTCCGCCTGATTAAAGACTCTAAGCATATGAGATTCAGCCATCAAACAATCCACTAA
- a CDS encoding efflux RND transporter periplasmic adaptor subunit, with the protein MKKSLIIIPIVLLITAIASFSGFSEAKKSADKTARAPRVVPVVTGSVEQHMLSQSLSLIGKLEADRSVFIAPEVAGKIKQINVVANQDIQAGQVLIQLEDARVQASVAEANAYLNDEKRKLKEFQKLIAKSAITQTEIDAQKASVDIAAARLAAALAELDFHYIKAPFSGTAGLLDFSLGKMVTAGSELLSLDDLSLMRLDLQVPENYLSLLSVGMKVNATNRAWPAEMFSGQVVAIDPRVNHETLSLKVRVSFDNASHKLKPGMLMSANLGLPAVSEPVIPVQAIEYSGTKRFVYVVGEDKLAKRTQVTLGARIKDEVVITQGVDIGEKIVVQGLVNMRDGLRVDELLAPKSHMTADADQGGNSSGDRS; encoded by the coding sequence ATGAAAAAAAGCCTGATTATTATCCCCATTGTTTTATTGATTACTGCGATAGCCTCATTCAGTGGTTTCTCTGAAGCCAAAAAATCAGCAGATAAAACTGCCCGAGCACCTAGGGTTGTTCCTGTTGTGACTGGAAGTGTGGAGCAACACATGCTCTCTCAATCACTCTCTTTAATTGGTAAGCTAGAGGCGGATAGATCTGTATTTATCGCGCCTGAAGTGGCGGGGAAAATTAAGCAGATTAACGTTGTTGCTAATCAAGATATCCAAGCGGGTCAGGTGTTAATTCAGCTTGAGGATGCTCGGGTTCAGGCGAGTGTTGCCGAAGCGAATGCTTACCTTAATGATGAAAAACGTAAGCTTAAAGAGTTTCAAAAGTTGATCGCGAAAAGCGCCATCACACAAACAGAGATTGATGCTCAGAAAGCCAGTGTTGATATCGCAGCTGCGCGATTGGCTGCGGCACTTGCAGAGCTTGATTTTCACTACATAAAAGCTCCGTTTTCGGGCACGGCTGGTTTGCTCGATTTCAGTCTAGGTAAGATGGTGACTGCGGGCAGTGAGCTGCTCTCCCTCGATGATCTCTCTTTAATGAGGTTAGATCTGCAGGTGCCAGAAAACTATCTCTCATTACTCAGCGTTGGCATGAAGGTGAATGCGACTAATCGTGCATGGCCAGCAGAGATGTTTAGTGGTCAGGTTGTGGCTATCGATCCTAGAGTTAATCACGAAACATTGAGTCTAAAGGTCAGGGTTAGTTTCGATAATGCCAGTCATAAGCTTAAACCCGGCATGTTAATGTCGGCCAATCTAGGCCTTCCTGCGGTATCTGAACCCGTTATCCCAGTTCAAGCTATTGAGTATTCTGGCACGAAACGTTTCGTGTATGTGGTAGGTGAAGATAAGTTAGCTAAGCGCACTCAAGTGACATTAGGCGCGCGAATTAAAGATGAAGTGGTGATCACTCAAGGCGTCGATATTGGCGAGAAAATAGTGGTTCAGGGTTTAGTGAATATGCGTGATGGTCTCAGAGTCGATGAGCTGTTAGCGCCGAAAAGCCATATGACTGCCGATGCAGATCAAGGTGGGAATAGTAGCGGAGACAGAAGTTAA
- a CDS encoding multidrug efflux RND transporter permease subunit codes for MLISDISVKRPVVAIVLSLLLCVFGAVSFSKLAIREMPDVESPVVTVMTTYEGASATIMESQITTALEDELTGISGIDEITSVTRNGMSRITITFDLDWDLTEGVSDVRDAVARAQRRLPDEANDPIVSKDNGSGEPSIYINLSSSVMDRTQLTDYAQRVLEDRFSLITGVSSVSISGGLYKVMYVQLKPELMAGRNVTTADIIASLKRENVETPGGEVRNDTTVMTVRTARLYNHAEDFDYLVVRTASDGSPVYLKDVASVFIGAENENSTFKSDGVPNLSLGIIAQSDANPLLVAKAAHKEVERIQQFLPAGTELVVDYDSTVFIDRSITEVYNTLFITGGLVVLVLYIFIGQVRATLIPAVTVPVSLISAFIAANFFGFSINLLTLMALILSIGLVVDDAIVVVENIFHHLEKGEEPLLAAYKGTREVGFAVVATTAVLVMVFLPISFMEGMVGRLFTEFSVMLAMSVIFSSIVALTLTPVLGSKMLKANVKPNRFNLWVDKLFNKLEFGYRKTVAQAVRFRFAAPLVIILCIAGSALLMKSVPSQLAPQEDRGVIFAFVKGAEGTSYNRMTANMDIVEQRLMPLLGQGVIKSFSVQAPAFGGRAGDQTGFVIMQLESWEDRSINAQQALGIVAKALKGIPDVMVRPMLPGFRGQSSEPVQFVIGGSDYDELFKWAQVLQEEAIHSPMLEGADLDYAETTPELVVSVDRERAAELGISVAEVSETLEVMLGGRSETTFVDRGEEYDVYLRGDENSFNSMSDLSQIYMRSARGELVSLDSITHIEEVASANKLSHTNKQKSITLKANLGEGYTLGEALDFLDAKAIEILPSDISVSYTGESKDFKENQSSVLVVFGLALLVAYLVLAAQFESFINPMVVMFTVPMGVFGGFLGLYLTGQGLNIYSQIGMIMLIGMVTKNGILIVEFANQLRDRGLELEQAIIDASARRLRPILMTAFTTLVGAVPLILSTGAGSESRIAVGTVVFFGMAFATFVTLLVIPAMYRLISGATHSPGFVEAKLNRAISAQQLAEQK; via the coding sequence ATGTTAATTTCTGATATCTCAGTTAAACGTCCGGTTGTTGCTATCGTTTTAAGCTTGCTACTGTGTGTTTTTGGAGCGGTTTCTTTCTCAAAACTTGCTATTCGTGAAATGCCCGACGTTGAAAGTCCAGTGGTCACTGTAATGACCACCTACGAAGGTGCGTCGGCAACCATCATGGAGAGCCAGATCACCACGGCTCTGGAGGATGAACTCACGGGGATCAGCGGTATCGATGAGATAACCTCAGTGACTCGAAATGGGATGTCCCGTATCACGATTACTTTCGATCTCGACTGGGATCTGACCGAAGGGGTTAGTGATGTTCGTGATGCCGTAGCCCGTGCTCAGCGCCGTCTACCCGATGAGGCCAATGATCCAATTGTATCTAAAGATAATGGCTCAGGTGAGCCCTCTATCTACATCAATCTAAGCTCATCTGTGATGGACAGAACTCAGCTTACCGATTATGCCCAGCGTGTGCTTGAAGACAGGTTTAGTCTGATAACTGGTGTGAGTTCGGTGAGTATTTCCGGTGGCTTGTACAAGGTGATGTACGTGCAGTTAAAGCCTGAGCTGATGGCGGGTCGTAACGTCACTACCGCTGATATTATTGCTAGCCTGAAAAGGGAGAATGTGGAGACTCCCGGTGGTGAGGTGCGTAATGACACAACTGTGATGACTGTTCGCACCGCACGTCTTTATAATCATGCAGAAGACTTTGATTATCTTGTTGTGCGTACGGCTAGTGATGGTAGCCCTGTTTATTTGAAAGATGTGGCTTCGGTGTTTATTGGGGCTGAGAATGAAAACTCTACCTTTAAAAGTGATGGTGTACCTAATTTAAGTTTAGGCATCATAGCCCAGTCAGATGCGAACCCACTTCTGGTTGCCAAGGCGGCGCACAAAGAGGTGGAGCGTATTCAACAGTTCCTGCCTGCGGGTACTGAGCTTGTGGTCGACTATGACTCAACCGTATTTATCGACCGTTCTATTACAGAGGTATACAACACGCTTTTCATCACTGGGGGACTGGTGGTTTTGGTGCTCTATATCTTTATTGGTCAGGTGCGGGCAACACTCATTCCCGCTGTAACAGTGCCCGTCTCTTTGATCTCTGCATTTATTGCGGCAAATTTCTTTGGTTTTTCGATCAATTTATTGACCTTAATGGCGCTTATTCTCTCGATAGGTTTAGTCGTGGATGATGCCATTGTGGTGGTGGAGAATATATTCCATCACCTTGAAAAGGGTGAGGAGCCGCTACTTGCCGCCTATAAGGGCACGCGTGAAGTTGGCTTTGCCGTGGTGGCGACAACGGCCGTTTTAGTGATGGTGTTTCTGCCAATATCTTTTATGGAGGGGATGGTTGGTCGCTTATTTACTGAGTTTTCAGTGATGCTTGCTATGTCGGTTATCTTCTCCTCAATTGTGGCGCTGACCTTAACGCCAGTGCTTGGCAGTAAGATGCTAAAAGCCAATGTGAAACCTAATCGATTTAACCTATGGGTAGACAAGTTATTCAATAAATTAGAGTTTGGTTATCGCAAAACGGTAGCTCAAGCTGTTCGTTTTCGCTTTGCAGCCCCTTTAGTGATCATCTTATGCATCGCTGGTAGTGCTCTTTTGATGAAAAGCGTGCCCTCGCAGTTGGCGCCCCAGGAAGATCGTGGCGTCATATTTGCTTTTGTTAAAGGGGCGGAGGGAACCAGCTATAACCGGATGACTGCCAATATGGATATTGTTGAGCAGAGGTTGATGCCCTTGCTTGGGCAAGGGGTGATCAAATCTTTTAGCGTGCAAGCCCCCGCTTTCGGCGGCCGCGCAGGCGATCAGACTGGCTTTGTGATTATGCAGCTGGAAAGTTGGGAAGATAGAAGCATAAATGCTCAACAAGCTCTAGGTATTGTGGCTAAAGCTTTAAAAGGTATTCCAGATGTGATGGTACGTCCTATGCTGCCTGGATTTAGAGGACAGTCGAGTGAGCCTGTGCAGTTTGTGATTGGTGGTTCAGATTATGATGAACTGTTTAAGTGGGCGCAGGTGCTGCAAGAGGAGGCTATTCATAGTCCTATGCTGGAAGGCGCCGATCTCGACTATGCCGAAACGACACCTGAATTGGTGGTGAGTGTCGATAGAGAGCGGGCTGCAGAGCTTGGGATCAGTGTTGCCGAGGTATCAGAGACTTTAGAGGTGATGCTTGGAGGGCGCAGTGAAACCACCTTTGTCGATCGCGGTGAGGAGTATGATGTTTATCTAAGGGGTGATGAAAATAGCTTTAACAGTATGTCGGACTTAAGCCAGATCTATATGCGTTCTGCTAGAGGTGAACTGGTCTCGCTGGACTCCATTACCCATATTGAGGAGGTGGCGTCGGCAAATAAGCTCAGTCATACCAATAAGCAGAAGTCGATCACCTTAAAAGCTAACTTAGGTGAAGGTTATACCTTAGGCGAAGCACTTGATTTCTTAGATGCAAAGGCGATAGAGATCTTACCCAGTGATATTTCGGTGAGCTATACGGGGGAGTCCAAAGATTTTAAAGAGAACCAAAGCAGTGTCTTGGTCGTATTTGGTTTAGCACTTTTAGTGGCTTATCTAGTGCTGGCAGCCCAGTTTGAAAGTTTTATTAACCCTATGGTGGTGATGTTTACTGTACCTATGGGGGTATTTGGCGGATTCTTAGGACTTTATCTAACGGGGCAAGGGCTGAATATCTATAGTCAGATAGGCATGATAATGTTGATCGGTATGGTGACTAAGAACGGCATCTTAATTGTCGAGTTCGCTAACCAGTTAAGAGACAGGGGCTTGGAGCTAGAGCAGGCAATTATCGATGCGTCGGCTCGTCGCCTGCGACCTATTCTGATGACGGCATTTACTACCTTAGTGGGCGCTGTTCCACTTATTTTATCCACGGGAGCAGGCTCTGAGAGTCGTATTGCAGTGGGAACTGTTGTTTTCTTCGGTATGGCATTTGCGACCTTTGTGACTCTACTTGTTATCCCCGCCATGTATCGACTCATTTCGGGGGCAACTCATTCACCGGGGTTTGTGGAAGCTAAGCTTAATAGGGCGATATCAGCTCAACAGCTTGCTGAACAAAAGTGA
- the cspE gene encoding transcription antiterminator/RNA stability regulator CspE, translating to MSNSTTGTVKWFNEEKGFGFISQENGGADVFVHFRAIASDGFKTLAEGQKVSFEVEQGQKGLQAANVVAL from the coding sequence ATGTCTAATTCAACTACTGGTACTGTAAAATGGTTTAACGAAGAGAAAGGTTTCGGCTTTATCTCTCAAGAGAATGGCGGCGCTGACGTATTCGTTCACTTCCGTGCTATCGCTTCTGATGGTTTCAAGACTCTTGCAGAAGGTCAGAAAGTATCTTTTGAAGTTGAGCAAGGTCAAAAAGGCCTTCAAGCTGCTAACGTAGTAGCTCTATAA
- a CDS encoding LabA-like NYN domain-containing protein, with the protein MKKIALFVDVQNIYYTCRQAHGRQFNYRKLWQHISHEGEIVSATAYAIHKGDDGQLKFQDALKHIGFDVKLKPFIQRADGSAKGDWDVGITIDIMEAASEVDSIILLSGDGDFDLLMLKIYQKYGIETQVYGVPGLTAKSLIDSAAKYHEIDDALLL; encoded by the coding sequence TTGAAAAAAATTGCCCTTTTTGTCGACGTTCAAAACATCTACTACACCTGCCGTCAAGCCCACGGACGTCAGTTTAACTATCGTAAACTATGGCAACATATCAGCCATGAAGGTGAAATAGTGTCAGCAACCGCTTACGCCATTCATAAGGGCGATGATGGCCAACTCAAATTTCAAGATGCACTCAAACATATAGGGTTTGATGTCAAACTTAAGCCCTTTATTCAGCGAGCAGATGGCAGTGCTAAAGGGGATTGGGATGTAGGGATCACTATCGATATCATGGAAGCGGCCAGCGAAGTCGATAGCATTATCTTACTTTCCGGCGATGGCGACTTTGATCTATTAATGCTCAAAATTTACCAAAAGTATGGAATTGAAACCCAAGTTTATGGTGTGCCAGGCCTTACTGCAAAGTCTCTGATAGATTCAGCAGCTAAGTATCATGAAATAGATGATGCACTACTACTTTGA
- a CDS encoding porin, whose product MQISPIAQFITLTLLATSFDLAAEQKVTLASLKLQIEALQKQVMLLEQAQKQEAQKREKAISQADKPPEQVQPKSETGNNTLKVYATMRPTYGYFDEGGETFYDVRDALSHIGLKATNEFMPGWRAELHGEWGVDLSNNGDFGKARRAYVALGGPYGRIGIGKQRPPQYLLIAEYVDIFNHANSPFAYDPESVFFVNNMLTYRLSVENFSWLAAAQFDGGSGSNSADLVNLGLSYDNDGFHGAVTYLEQSSIDGNLTTGEDEVWAVSLAKEFGNGFYLAGAYQDKNYQRDGISQDRNGHTLDIASAYRISQQFRVKLGYFDFDDGRETFLSQRYHGFNTTLEWLPDDNLRFHLEYLTKDYDYLNDFDSWTVGFRYDFAKDWRF is encoded by the coding sequence ATGCAAATTTCTCCCATAGCTCAGTTTATTACCTTGACATTATTGGCTACCAGCTTCGATCTTGCTGCAGAGCAAAAAGTGACATTGGCGTCATTAAAGTTACAAATAGAGGCGCTACAAAAGCAGGTTATGCTGCTGGAGCAGGCTCAGAAGCAAGAGGCACAAAAACGAGAGAAAGCGATCTCTCAAGCAGATAAGCCCCCCGAACAAGTCCAGCCTAAGTCTGAAACCGGTAATAACACCCTTAAGGTCTATGCCACGATGAGACCCACATACGGCTACTTCGATGAGGGCGGTGAAACTTTCTATGATGTGAGAGATGCGTTATCTCATATTGGCCTTAAGGCGACTAATGAATTTATGCCTGGTTGGAGAGCTGAGCTTCATGGTGAGTGGGGCGTTGATCTCTCCAATAATGGTGATTTTGGTAAAGCTAGACGTGCCTATGTCGCCTTAGGTGGTCCCTATGGCCGTATCGGTATCGGTAAGCAAAGGCCACCACAATATCTACTGATTGCTGAATATGTTGATATCTTTAATCATGCAAACAGTCCCTTCGCCTATGATCCTGAGAGTGTTTTTTTCGTTAATAATATGCTGACTTATCGGCTGAGTGTTGAGAATTTTAGCTGGTTAGCCGCAGCGCAATTTGATGGTGGCAGTGGCAGTAATAGTGCCGATCTGGTTAATCTTGGGTTGAGTTACGATAATGACGGTTTTCATGGCGCAGTCACTTATCTAGAGCAGAGCAGTATCGATGGGAATTTAACAACAGGTGAAGATGAAGTTTGGGCTGTATCTTTAGCTAAAGAGTTCGGTAATGGCTTCTACTTAGCGGGAGCTTATCAAGATAAAAACTATCAACGAGATGGGATTTCTCAGGATAGAAATGGCCACACCTTAGATATCGCTTCTGCTTATCGGATCAGCCAGCAGTTTAGAGTCAAGTTAGGTTATTTTGATTTTGATGATGGTAGGGAGACGTTTTTGAGCCAAAGATATCATGGTTTTAACACAACCTTAGAGTGGCTTCCCGACGACAACTTAAGGTTTCATCTAGAGTACCTGACCAAAGATTATGATTACTTAAATGATTTTGATTCTTGGACTGTTGGCTTTAGATATGATTTTGCTAAAGATTGGCGTTTTTAA